The following are encoded together in the Anaerostipes caccae L1-92 genome:
- a CDS encoding cation-translocating P-type ATPase, with protein MKEFYQQTAEEVRKQLNGSMEPLTAAQVTEHQKQYGYNELVEGKKKSVLQIFLEQFKDFLVIILIAAATVSGFLGDVESTAVILVVITINAILGTVQTVKAEQSLNSLKQLSAPTAKVIRDGITVQIPSREVTVGDEILLEAGDSIPADGRILESASLKVDESALTGESLGVEKTTGIIISQVPLGDRTNMVYSGSFVTYGRGKFLVTGVGMDTEVGKIAGMLKNTEEKRTPLQVNLDQFGQKLSILILVFCGILFGISVIRGEDMGDAFMFAVALAVAAIPEALSSIVTIVLSFGTQKMAKEHAIIRKLQAVEGLGSVSIICSDKTGTLTQNKMTVEDYYVGGVRIPAAHIDLKKPAQKQLLDYSMLCNDSTNVNGEEIGDPTETALINLGDKLGRKAESVRCFYPRVAEIPFDSDRKLMSTVHDMENGYVMVTKGAVDVLLNRLVSIQKGDKTTPITNWDKKQIEACNQEFSRNGLRVLAIAYKTIEKGKRLTPEDENGYTFLGLISMMDPPRNESRSAVAQCIQAGIRPIMITGDHKVTAAAIAKRIGILKHESEACEGSEIDHMSDQELEKFVEGISVYARVSPEHKIRIVKTWQRKGNIVSMTGDGVNDAPALKQADIGVAMGITGSEVSKDASSMVLTDDNFATIVKAVENGRNLYRNIKNAIQFLLSGNFAGILAVLYASVAALPVPFAPVHLLFINLLTDSLPAIALGLEPHTDKVMEEKPRPVNESILTKDFLVNIGIEGFVIGVMTMIAFMVGYRDHNALLASTMAFGTLCMSRLVHGFNCKSNYPVLFTRKFFDNVYLIGAFILGVILMTCVMTIPSLHTLFKVQTLNMRQLFTVYGLALANLPLIQLLKAIRVRVRIL; from the coding sequence ATGAAAGAATTTTACCAACAGACAGCAGAAGAAGTCAGGAAGCAGCTCAATGGCTCAATGGAACCGCTGACTGCAGCCCAGGTCACGGAACATCAAAAGCAGTATGGGTATAATGAATTGGTGGAAGGAAAAAAGAAAAGTGTGCTTCAGATTTTTCTGGAACAGTTTAAAGATTTTCTGGTCATTATACTGATTGCAGCGGCCACGGTGTCAGGATTTCTTGGGGATGTGGAGAGCACCGCGGTTATTTTGGTTGTCATCACGATCAATGCCATTCTCGGTACGGTCCAGACTGTGAAAGCGGAACAGTCTCTGAACAGCTTAAAGCAGCTTTCGGCTCCTACAGCCAAGGTGATCCGGGACGGAATCACGGTACAGATTCCTTCCAGGGAAGTGACTGTGGGGGATGAGATACTTCTGGAAGCAGGGGATTCCATACCTGCGGACGGAAGAATCTTAGAATCAGCCAGCTTAAAAGTGGACGAGAGTGCACTGACCGGGGAAAGCCTGGGTGTTGAGAAGACCACAGGCATCATCATCAGCCAGGTTCCGCTTGGTGACCGGACCAATATGGTGTACTCGGGAAGCTTTGTCACCTACGGAAGAGGAAAATTCCTTGTGACCGGGGTGGGAATGGACACAGAAGTCGGAAAGATTGCGGGAATGCTGAAAAATACAGAGGAAAAGAGGACTCCTCTCCAGGTCAACCTGGATCAGTTCGGACAAAAACTTTCCATCCTGATTCTGGTATTCTGCGGCATTTTATTTGGGATCAGCGTTATCCGGGGCGAGGATATGGGAGACGCATTTATGTTTGCCGTAGCATTGGCGGTTGCGGCGATCCCGGAAGCATTAAGTTCTATCGTGACGATCGTTCTCTCCTTCGGAACACAGAAGATGGCCAAGGAGCATGCGATCATCAGAAAGCTCCAGGCGGTGGAAGGACTGGGAAGTGTGTCCATTATCTGTTCTGACAAGACCGGTACGCTTACGCAGAATAAGATGACAGTAGAAGACTATTATGTGGGAGGTGTCAGGATTCCTGCCGCCCATATCGATCTGAAGAAACCGGCCCAAAAACAGCTGCTTGACTACAGCATGCTCTGCAACGATTCTACGAACGTCAACGGCGAAGAGATTGGAGACCCCACGGAGACGGCGCTGATCAATCTGGGGGACAAGCTGGGAAGAAAAGCTGAGAGCGTCCGTTGCTTTTACCCGAGGGTGGCAGAGATACCTTTTGACAGTGACCGTAAACTGATGTCTACGGTACATGATATGGAAAACGGCTATGTCATGGTGACAAAGGGAGCTGTGGACGTGCTGTTAAACCGTCTGGTATCGATTCAGAAAGGAGACAAAACCACGCCGATCACCAACTGGGATAAAAAACAGATTGAAGCCTGCAACCAGGAGTTTTCACGGAACGGTCTGAGAGTTTTGGCTATTGCATATAAGACCATAGAAAAAGGGAAACGGCTCACGCCGGAGGATGAAAACGGCTATACGTTCCTTGGACTGATCTCTATGATGGACCCTCCAAGAAATGAATCCAGATCTGCGGTAGCGCAGTGTATCCAGGCGGGGATACGCCCGATCATGATTACAGGAGACCACAAAGTAACTGCCGCTGCCATAGCCAAGCGAATCGGCATATTAAAACATGAAAGCGAAGCCTGTGAAGGTTCTGAGATCGACCATATGTCTGATCAGGAGCTTGAGAAATTTGTGGAAGGGATTTCTGTCTATGCGAGAGTTTCGCCGGAGCATAAGATCCGGATCGTAAAGACATGGCAGAGAAAGGGCAATATCGTTTCAATGACAGGTGACGGAGTCAACGATGCGCCGGCGCTCAAGCAGGCAGACATCGGGGTTGCAATGGGGATCACGGGAAGTGAAGTTTCCAAAGACGCTTCCTCAATGGTGCTTACAGACGATAACTTTGCAACCATCGTAAAGGCAGTGGAAAACGGAAGGAATTTGTACCGGAACATAAAAAATGCGATCCAATTCCTGTTGTCGGGAAATTTTGCGGGAATCCTTGCGGTGCTCTATGCGTCTGTCGCTGCACTTCCGGTTCCGTTTGCTCCGGTGCATTTACTGTTTATCAATCTGCTGACAGACAGCCTTCCGGCCATTGCACTCGGACTGGAACCCCACACCGACAAGGTGATGGAAGAGAAACCGAGGCCTGTGAACGAATCCATACTCACAAAAGATTTTCTGGTGAATATCGGAATCGAAGGATTTGTGATCGGAGTCATGACGATGATCGCATTTATGGTGGGATACCGGGACCACAATGCTCTTCTGGCGAGCACAATGGCATTTGGAACGCTTTGTATGTCGAGGCTGGTGCACGGCTTTAACTGCAAGTCAAATTATCCGGTGCTGTTTACAAGGAAATTTTTCGACAATGTGTATCTGATTGGTGCATTTATACTCGGAGTGATTCTGATGACATGCGTAATGACGATACCTTCGCTTCATACATTGTTTAAGGTCCAGACACTGAATATGCGGCAGCTGTTTACCGTATATGGGCTGGCACTGGCCAATCTTCCGCTGATCCAGCTGCTGAAAGCCATAAGAGTAAGAGTGAGGATATTATAA